The genomic DNA AGATCTTTTTGCCTGCTAGTATCAAGTAACACTGTGCACTCTCACCCAGAGCGAGAGACTGACAGGCGTGGGGCTTGTCTCATTCTCATGAAGCAGGACTACCAAGGTAGCTGAATAGCTGCTTATTAAAACTTGCCATTTTCTCATATCTGGAACATGGGTGCTGGAGTTTAAAACAGCTGCGGCCTACAGTACAGCAGTACATTTATGCAGCTGACTAGTATAACTATATCTGCTTCTTTTGAATAACAAAACATAAGAAGgaaacatttgtttctgttcaccCGGGACTTACATAATGCCAGATGTTTGAAGTTAGttagtttgaaataaaaattcattttgcGGCAGGGAAACTGTTGTAGATCACTGGATTTTTGAAAAGGAACACACTTTACAATGCCAGATCTTCTAACTTAAGTTCACTATGTAGTTAGGGTTACAAGTTACAAGTAgttttaattttatcattaaataacACATCTTGATATCTTCATCAttaatcaatttattatttctcctatgaaatatttaaaaaaatgcacatttcaaaGTTGCCTGGAGCCCATATAGATGACACCGTTTTTTTCTGCTCCTTTAACCAACAAATGTCTAATATTTTAAGATGATAAAGTGTATAGGCATACACTCCCAGTTAGTCCTAGTTGTCAGGATTTGGTACCAAAAGTCACGGACCAGATTGACTTGCACCAGCTGACATTGTCATTCAGTCGCCCTCAGTAGACATTCCCCCTTCCAATCCAGAAACTGAGGTATAAACGTTGCAAAACAGAGGTGACCTCATGGACATTTAGTCAGCAGTCAGCCTGCTGGCtaacttttacaaacatttgAGGAGAAACTGGGTCTCACTTTCCATTAGTTATCATAATGCTACATTAAAGTGACTGGTGGGTTGTGCAGTGTTGTGGTGGCCCATGTTTAACTACGGGCATGTTTATGGCGAGTTAACCTAGGCTGACGGCGTACTACAGTTCaagtaaaatgttttctcacCTGAGGGACACGAGGAAGTGAATATTACCATCTCCTCTGCCCACCCTCAATCCTCTGTTTTCTCCCTTTGTCCATCATCCCTCGTGCATCTCTCATTTCCCTCTCTCATCTGATCTGCATGTTTACAAGATGGAGTgatttctccctccatctggggaGATTAGCTGTCCAAGGCTGTCCTTCTGCATGCAAGATATAAGGATGAAAGGGCAGTTGGACAgacacactcttcctcctccccactATCAGTCTCTCCTCagctgaacaaataaaaaaaccttTACAGTAGGATGTTCTGCGGAGGCTGTTATTATGATTTGGAAGCAGTTTGTCGTGAGTACTCAGCTTGTGGTAGCGGCTGGCTTTTCCGCTTTGATTTGTTCAATGGTCTGATGAAACTTCTCTCCCTACCCCTGCTATCCTTAGAGGGCTCTGTTCACTCCAACGACAGTCTGTCAGACTCCAGCCCGCCTGCTCCTGGTGTTCCTACTCAGGTGGTCCAACCAGTGCAGACCACCCAGCAGgtaagatgcacacacacacacacacacacacaaagaccatCAATTTCCCATTTAGGAGCAAGTCACAACTAACGGATGAGGAAAGTCATTTTTCTGACTGTGGCTCTTTACTCTCCTGCAGAGGTCAGTACTGCAAGCGGTGTCGCAGGCAGCCAAGAGGATTCAGACCGGCCACATCAACAACCTACAGTCTGTGCACATTAACCAGGAGGTAAACGGCAATACAAAACACTTCTTCTCATCATGGAGGAGAATGCACAATAAATGTGTTGAGCCGATAAAAAGAGAGGGATGTAGGGTGCCTGTCTTTTCACCTCCATCACATTCCCCCTGTTTCGTTCCCTCATGCTCATCGCTCCCTGTCATTACGCCCTCGTCAGGCTCTCTGAGATGTATCTGAACACTCTGCAGGTTATGCTCTGTACCTGTGTGACTGAATGAGCtgtaatgattgtttttggACCACATTTTAGATTCGTCTTTAGTGGCAGACTACAACTGTTGCTACTTCTTTTCCTATTTATATTCCTCAATAACCACCTTTAAAGTACCACCAAGAAATACAGTCAACAACTTGGCCTCCATTTATGTATAACAATAATGATGGTGAGCTGTCACACAGTTTTCAGGGTTTAACCAAGTTGTGGATCACAACGTACTTTATCAAGCTTCAGCCTGTGTTCATTGCTGTTTGTTTCAAACTAGATGTCTGGTTAGGAGTGagataaaaaatattaacaaagATGACATGTGAACTAAGTACAGCATGTAGCAACTAAAGCCATGCATTTCTTACAAGAGAAGGAGGAGACCAAAATGGAGCCAAAAGAAAAGTGACTGTTGGACTTATATTCAtcagatggacacaaacacaacttcaaatgaAAGCTAATGTTGCTTCGTGTCTGCCGAATGTGTAAATAGACTGTTTATTAACGTAACAACGTGATAAGGTAATAATAATATGTCAATATTGTGTTTACAACAAAAATCAATTAACGTTGCTTTAAGCcgcctgtttgtttgttgtccaGGTGGAGCATGTGTATTCTGGCCAGGTGCAGTAtgtggatggaggaggaggagacgcgACTTTTACCACGTCGACCATGTGAGTAGACAGGAACTTGCTCTGTGTGGACAGACACACGTGCGTGCAGTCGATCGCACACAACTGTGCTTATCGTGCATTTATGTGtttctgcgtctgtgtgtgtacgtctttTCCTGTCCAGTCGATCAAGCAACTACCCTTTCTCCGACTCGCCGCTCTACTCCCAGACTcctcccgcctcctcctccacctacTACGAGGCCACACCCAGCTCTGATTCAGACATCGCCAGCTCTGTGACCTCGCAGCCGGTTTCTGTGGCAACGACAGGAGCCAATAGCGGGGGAGCTGCTTCGGGCGGAGGGGGCTATGTCATTCAGGGAGGTTATGTGttagggggaggggggggagcagcagcaggaggaggacagagctACACCAGTCCCAACTCTCGTGCCCCACCTGCTACTGTGAGTACACAAATGAAATgtacacaaagagaaaatggtTTTATATATTGgttatatatacacagtatagtGGTTATAATATAAGACATGAAAGTTCTGAAAATTACATTCTGTGATCTTCTGCAGGTGCAGTGGCTGTGTGATAACTACGAGGGGGCAGAGGGGGTGAGTTTGCCTCGCTGCACCCTCTACTACCACTACCTGTTGCACTGCCAGGAGCAGAAACTGGAACCTGTTAACGCTGCATCCTTTGGCAAACTCATCAGGTCTGTCTTCATGGGGCTACGTACACGGAGATTAGGGACcaggtaaatatatatatgtaatatatatatatatatatacacacacacacacacacattcattgaTTTTGCATAACTCTCATGCGTGTGTTTCAGAGGGAACTCCAAGTACCATTACTATGGTCTGAGGATCAAATCAGGCTCCCCTCTGCTCAGACTGATGGATGAACAACAGCACATGGCCATGAGGCAGCAGCCTTTCTCACAGAAAAACAGGTATCCACACACGTGGCCTTGTGCTTGTGTCCCTGTGGATACAATTTATACACATATAATATTGCCCACAGCAAACAGGGcataaatgaatgttaattGTAAAGGTACTACTCAAACTACAAGATGTGacattagcttttttttttctacactgTTATTGCAGCCTGTTTTAAGTGTTCCAGTTGCAACACAAGCTGTATCTTCCATGTGACTCTTTTTCTCTGATGGCTACTCCGTCCAACAGGATAAAGCCAGTTCAGAAGACACAGGGGATCACCAATGGGACATCAGGTGGGCTGGGTCAGCAGCAGGCCGGGGCGCTCTGTGATATTTCGGCGCAGGTGCAACAGTATCAGCAGTTTCTTGGTGAGCACCACCTGTACTGCAAAAtgctccccttttttttctagCAATAAACTGTCTGAGTCCTGAAGatctcactgctgctctgtgttccTTTCTTTCCCTGGTGTACAGAGGCGTCAAGGCCACTGCCAGACTTTGTGGACATTGATTTGCAAGATCGAACCTTGCCTGATGGGATCCTTTTAGAACACCTCAAGGCCTTTCAGACTCTTTACAGAGAGCACTGTGAGGTAGGCAGTTATGAGGAAAGCCAGGCCACAAACATTTATTATAATACTCTGGATTAGTGGCTAGTTTTAATCTCTGTCCACATACATGGGTCATAGTCCTTGATGGAGTTACTGTTAAAACCCAGCTTCAATAACAGCCAGCTGTCTCACGTCAGAGTTGAAGGGCAATGGTGTTAAGCTGTGCTGattctaaaatgaaatgaaacatttttggtaaaaaaaaacaacaaaaaaatgtgaagatGGTTTAGATGCCTCTGAGGTATTTTGTGTGATTCCCCACAGGCCATTCTGGACGTGATGGTCAACCTTCAGTTCACGCTTGTGGAGACACTGTGGAAATCCTTCTGGAGGTTCAGCCAGAACAGTGACACAGAGTCACTCAACCTGTAAGTgtcacaaacacattcaaacgAGATGATGAAAGAAATGCCAGCACAGACATCTCATCCACTGTTAACTAAGTACCAGTGGCTGGTCCTGTTCTCCACCGTCCCAACTGTCCCATGCTCCCCTGCAGGCACAACGAGTCTGAGAAGCGTTTGCCAAAATCGTGCCTGGTGGTGCTGAGCAAGTTTGATCCAGTGTTGCGCTGGACGAAAGAGTGCGACAACCTGCTCTACCAGACTCTGGTGGAGATCCTGATCCCTGATGTACTGAGACCCATCCCGAGTAAGTTAGTAAGGCCCACAAGGGTCTTCTGTACGAAACTGTCTAATTGACAGCCTGAAAATGTGACGGGAGATCATCCAGTTCAGGGGTTTTGCCCTCCAAATGCACACCTGTTCCAATGTTAAAGTAAagcctttgtttctctttctcctttgtACATCACCACCATCCTTGCCTCAGGTGCCTTAACTCAGGCCATCCGTAACTTTGCCAAAAGTCTGGAGACTTGGTTGACTGGAGCCATGATGAACATCCCAGAAGAGATGGTTCGCATAAAGGTTTGACAAGTTATCCTAAATGTCtcttttgtcatatttgtggGATCTCACTGTAATGTtttgatgtgcatgtgtgcacgtTTTCAGCCCCGTTCTCTTGTGATTGGGAAAATCCACAGATGCACTGTACATGTGTgcctcctctctgacacacgCCATCTTATCATACCTCCcttcattctttctcctccctcttcccttcAGGTGGTGTGTGTAGGCTCCTTCTCCCAGACACTGCGCCGCTATACCAGCCTGAACCACCTGGCCCAGGCAGCCCGCGCAGTCCTCCAGAACTCAGCCCAGATCAACCAGATGCTCTCAGACCTCAACAGGGTTGATTTCACTAACGTACAGGTTTGTACCAGCAGTCTCTCTTTTATCCATTCCTACACATCGGTGTTTCAGGATAAATACAGCAGAACTCTGACACTGTCCACCCGTGTCCCCTTCAGGAGCAGGCATCCtgggtgtgtcagtgtgaagaCCGTGTGGTGCAGCGGCTGGAGCAAGACTTTAAAATGACTCTGCAACAGCAAAACTCTCTGGAGCAGTGGGCTACCTGGCTGGATAGTGTTGTCTCTCAGGCCTTAAAGCCCTATGAGCACAACCCTGTCGCTCTACCGAAGGCTGCCAAGGTCTTCCTGCTCAACTGGTCCTTTTACAGgtgagggggagggagaagaataagaataaatgtGATATATAAGAATATTTGGTTTTATGGTGATAAGTTTCTACATCTTCTCTGCTTTCTCACCAGTTCTATGGTAATCCGGGACCTGACTCTCCGCAGCGCCGCCAGTTTCGGATCCTTTCACCTGATCCGCTTGCTGTATGATGAATACATGTACTACCTGATAGAACACAGGGTGGCCCAGGCTAAAGGAGTGACACCCATTGCAGTCATGGGAGAAGTATGTGCCTGCACCGACGGCTGCTCACATAGTTCATAGTTCTGCACATGGCGATATATGTGTGTAAACGTCCAATCCTTCCTCTCTGTTGCAGTTTACCAGCACCATTAAAAGCCGAATCTCTGCAGACCTGGAAAAAGGTAATTTCAGTGTAGCTCTCCTCCCAAATGTGTTTAGTTTTGCTCCAGCCTCCGTTGGCAAGAAACTTAATGCCTTTCTCtgtcagaagaagaagaggaggaggaggaagacgagagCGAGGACGAGAGCGCAGAGCTCGTGCTGCAGTCCAGCTCTCTGAGCGCGGTCGTTGAGGAGAAGGAGCCGACGGAGCCGCCCGCCAAGCAGCCCAGGACGAGCTTAAACCTGCACACTCTGAGCGAGACCCACAGCACACCACCGTAGTCCCTCATTTGCGTAATTATCAGAcgcacactttacacacacacctctgctttAAGTTTAACATCATGTCATCCCACTCTGTCAGCCCGTGTGCGCTTCTGGTCAGCAAAGAGACGACGTTCGGTGTTGAGCGTGTGGTCGTCTGGTG from Pempheris klunzingeri isolate RE-2024b chromosome 3, fPemKlu1.hap1, whole genome shotgun sequence includes the following:
- the rfx1b gene encoding MHC class II regulatory factor RFX1 isoform X2, with the protein product MATSGYSEDLPPQQANAVTIATPAATTPSSAKTAHFLSEIPPTSGTVTSANQSATASKTGQDALCSQAPPTQAQSQKAVVLTTPTQHYVTPEIQHSAVQKSNGQSSPQYIIVTVTEGSVHSNDSLSDSSPPAPGVPTQVVQPVQTTQQRSVLQAVSQAAKRIQTGHINNLQSVHINQEVEHVYSGQVQYVDGGGGDATFTTSTIRSSNYPFSDSPLYSQTPPASSSTYYEATPSSDSDIASSVTSQPVSVATTGANSGGAASGGGGYVIQGGYVLGGGGGAAAGGGQSYTSPNSRAPPATVQWLCDNYEGAEGVSLPRCTLYYHYLLHCQEQKLEPVNAASFGKLIRSVFMGLRTRRLGTRGNSKYHYYGLRIKSGSPLLRLMDEQQHMAMRQQPFSQKNRIKPVQKTQGITNGTSGGLGQQQAGALCDISAQVQQYQQFLEASRPLPDFVDIDLQDRTLPDGILLEHLKAFQTLYREHCEAILDVMVNLQFTLVETLWKSFWRFSQNSDTESLNLHNESEKRLPKSCLVVLSKFDPVLRWTKECDNLLYQTLVEILIPDVLRPIPSALTQAIRNFAKSLETWLTGAMMNIPEEMVRIKVVCVGSFSQTLRRYTSLNHLAQAARAVLQNSAQINQMLSDLNRVDFTNVQEQASWVCQCEDRVVQRLEQDFKMTLQQQNSLEQWATWLDSVVSQALKPYEHNPVALPKAAKVFLLNWSFYSSMVIRDLTLRSAASFGSFHLIRLLYDEYMYYLIEHRVAQAKGVTPIAVMGEFTSTIKSRISADLEKEEEEEEEDESEDESAELVLQSSSLSAVVEEKEPTEPPAKQPRTSLNLHTLSETHSTPP
- the rfx1b gene encoding MHC class II regulatory factor RFX1 isoform X1 gives rise to the protein MATSGYSEDLPPQQANAVTIATPAATTPSSAKTAHFLSEIPPTSGTVTSANQSATASKTGQDALCSQAPPTQAQSQKAVVLTTPTQHYVTPEIQHSAVQKSNGQSSPQYIIVTVTEGSVHSNDSLSDSSPPAPGVPTQVVQPVQTTQQRSVLQAVSQAAKRIQTGHINNLQSVHINQEVEHVYSGQVQYVDGGGGDATFTTSTIRSSNYPFSDSPLYSQTPPASSSTYYEATPSSDSDIASSVTSQPVSVATTGANSGGAASGGGGYVIQGGYVLGGGGGAAAGGGQSYTSPNSRAPPATVQWLCDNYEGAEGVSLPRCTLYYHYLLHCQEQKLEPVNAASFGKLIRSVFMGLRTRRLGTRGNSKYHYYGLRIKSGSPLLRLMDEQQHMAMRQQPFSQKNRIKPVQKTQGITNGTSGGLGQQQAGALCDISAQVQQYQQFLEASRPLPDFVDIDLQDRTLPDGILLEHLKAFQTLYREHCEAILDVMVNLQFTLVETLWKSFWRFSQNSDTESLNLHNESEKRLPKSCLVVLSKFDPVLRWTKECDNLLYQTLVEILIPDVLRPIPSALTQAIRNFAKSLETWLTGAMMNIPEEMVRIKVVCVGSFSQTLRRYTSLNHLAQAARAVLQNSAQINQMLSDLNRVDFTNVQEQASWVCQCEDRVVQRLEQDFKMTLQQQNSLEQWATWLDSVVSQALKPYEHNPVALPKAAKVFLLNWSFYSSMVIRDLTLRSAASFGSFHLIRLLYDEYMYYLIEHRVAQAKGVTPIAVMGEFTSTIKSRISADLEKEEEEEEEEDESEDESAELVLQSSSLSAVVEEKEPTEPPAKQPRTSLNLHTLSETHSTPP